The genomic segment aatttaaaacctTAAACTAAGCGCACTTGCGATAaagaaacatacaaaaaaaaaaaaaaaaaaattacatatatatactatatacaaataaaaaaaatgaggaaaaaaaaataaataaaaccttCGCGCTTCTGGAATTAAGAAAATCCATTtaagaaaatttttttaattgaaatgcgcGCGCGGTGCAGACACAAAAAAGCCATGAAAATGCCGCACAGAAGGCCAGAGGGAAAGAACGTGCAATAGCAAATGGGGAAGATGGTGGAGGGGGGAGGGTGGGCGTGGGcatggctttggctttgctgCAAAACTAGCGAATAAGCAAATTGGAGCAACAcgagaagaagcagcacaaacaccaaaaacaacataaatagTGCAAATCATAAAAGTTgcgacgaaaaaaaaaaatgagcaaaaaaATGGCCATAGAAttgccatacacacacacacgcacacatacgcgcCGCggctaattaaattaaaaatgtatccaaACATGCGTCAGGCCAGAACTTACTAGTCCACCATTTCAATGTCATCCTCATCGTCGCTGCCAGCGTTGTCGCCAACCCGTCGCCCATCATCATCgacatcatcatcgtcatagAATTCGGACTCCTGGGcggcattgctgctgctgaagcgCTCGCGGCTACGTTCGCGGCTTTGTGGTCCGTTCGTAtggctgatgttgctgctgctgccacgcccaccatgGCCAGTTGCGCCCATGCGGCGTCTGGCATTATCATCCGGTGAGACAGCAGCACGTCTGCGTATCGATTGTACCGGCAGGCCGATACCCTGTTCGAGCTCCTCATCCTCCTCATCGCTATCGATCTCAATCTCGTCCAGATCACGTTGGCTAATGCTGCGCTCCGGCATGGTTACTATCTTTGGCTAGCTTTAACTTGCGTTTGAGcacgcaggcacacacacgcacacacacacacaacacttGATCgttaacaagaaaaaaaaaaggcacaaGAAGTTGTTGTTGACACGTTTGGGTCCGGAGCGAGACAATCAATAATGGACCAATTCAATACCAATACGATACTCGAATACAGGCACAGACACTGCCACAGCTGGAGACTTGCACCGAACGCATTCAAAACTGCAATTGCCGCAGCGAGTGCGTCCCCAGTTGGCAGCAAGCGGCCAAAGCAGCCAATTGACTTGTTGTGGGGCTTCGAAAAGGCCGCCAGGTGATTTTTCGCTGCTAATTCAATTAGCAGCAAGCACTAAGATATAAAGCAAGcactttttttgttctttcacttgttgtttgtttttttttaaatgggGTCAGCGATTTTTGGGGGCGACATTGTGTGGCGGCCAGCAATCTGTGCACCTGCCTGCCTGTGAAGCCCATGCGTTAAGCCAATGCGCTTTAAATGTGAAAGTATCTTTCAGATACAAAAATCAGACAGCTCCAAAAGTATCTATCAgatacaaaaaccaaaataaattaaaagtatctttcaaaaaccaacaaaagaaaataaagtaTCTTTCAGATACAAAAAATTCATATTAAGAAATGCAAACGTATCTATCAGATACAAAAATCAGACAGCTGCTTAAGTATCTTTTCgatataaaaaatcaaaaaacaacaagattATATTTCAGATataaaaatccaattaattGAAAACTACATATCGGGTacaaaaaatccaaaatttaaAAGTATCTTTCAGAAACACTTTAAGAAATGCAAACATCTTtcagatacaaaagtatctttccaatacaaaaatcaaaaaaactgTGAAAGTATCTTTGAGATACAAAAATGAGAAATCTACAAAAGTATCTTCCATACAATAAAAAtcgcaaaatgaaaaaactgCAAAAGTATCTTTCAGATACAAAAAGCACGCTTCAAGCGACCAGCTTAGTTCTTTCTGCAAGTTTGTTGTTTCCGCATAGAAAGATACACGTGCTCAGCACCCTTCAACTGCCTCACACCTCCCACCACGCTCTCTGGGCTTTGTGCTTTCAGTTTTAATTTGAATGAATGCAAAAGTAtgtaattgttttattattattttgagtttaattgtttttacaCCCTTCTACGGGGTGCCATAATTTGGTCACGAAATGTGTCGCCGACAGCTTGGGGCTTATATATTATACTAGCAGGTATACTCCGGCTTTGCCCGTGGTAAGTATAAAATGAATTCTCTCAAAGATCTTCGAATATTAGTTTGAAACCAATCGGAAGTCAAACACAAAACTTTCATACAATCGATTTCCACGTATTCATTAAGCTCTTATGTAGAGCTTAGAATACAAGTTTGAAGCTAATCGAACATAGCctcaaaagaagaaaaaagttgCCAGACTCAGATGCTAAATTGATCTAGACCAGGAACACAGAATCAAACGTCTAGCAAACcagatgaaatttgaccgagtgagaggggaggtgggaaatttcgacctatgtctgtaTAGACTTTTCAAGGGTGAGtgtgtcagtcagtcattcaggaTAAACATCATTAGACATCATTGACTTTTACATATGAACAAACACATATCATAATCGGACTATAATATATTCTATATGGCTAAACTGGACTTGGGCCATTGCAACAGCCACAAATTGTCGTGAGGACTCGAGACCGTGTCCTGTCTGCGAAGCTTGTCCTTTGCCAAGAACTGACTTTTTGGacaaataataatcatataaataaataaaaatgtccTATTCTGTTTTTTCCCAGCCTCCATTTCAAATGcgataaatattatttgccaACTTTTTGTCCGCTCACGCAAAAGTTGAGTTATACACACATTTTGTCCTTTGAGTCCTGcctattttatatattgatttGATAATAGACCGAAAAATGAGTAAAGTATTAATTTTTGACACAGTATGGCAACcaagagcaaacaaaaaaagcaaGTAAGAgctcgactaggagataccctataGCCAAGGCCAAGCTGCCGTTACAAGCACTCTAGCTGCCTTCTCTGCTTCACATTTTCTCAGCGGTTCTGTTTCTTCTTCCTCCCTTGTAGAaagtttcaaataaaaaaactgtACATTTTAACCAATTCCTGCAGTTACAGGCTATGCAGTCTCGCCTGTTAAGTACGCGCTGCTGAGCAAGATAAAGGGTAACTATTAGTCGGTCATTTGTCTGctaaatatattgattttcGAAGCTGGCATAGCGCATACGGGCAGCTGGCTTATTAGCTAGCTATttgcaaacagcagcagcagcagaagaaaaaaaaaatgattaaaaattatCGGCTGGTCGACTGTTCGGCTGTTTGGCCATTTGACGGCCGCTTTGGCAACGTTTCCGCGGCGTAGCCGGCAAGCCAAAAGAACCATAAAATCGAAAATGAGCTGAGCCAAGACACAAAGGCAAAACGCGCGCATTTAATGAGCCATTTCAATGCCAAGGCGCGGAGTGTGCAGCcagttgaaaatgttttcatacCCTAGTCACAAATTGCAGACGAGTATATTATTGGTCTTGTGCATTTGTCGTtctggctgtctgtctgtccttctgtctgtctatAGCTGGCaactttgtatatattttccgggttttttctttatttcttaTAAGTCAGATGGACTGGTAGATCGATAGATCGATAAATCGATgcatagatagatagatagatagattgaTGGGCAGAAAGATATATGGACAGACAGATAATATGGAtagatatatcgatatcgatagatagatatatcgatattgatatatagatatatcgatagatacatagatgtatcgatatcgatatatagatatatcgatagatacatagatgtatcgatatcgatatatatatatataaatcgataGATATAGATGTATCGATACATATATCGATAGATATATACATCGGTAAATATACAGCTATTGATAGATGCATGTGTCGATTAATAGATCAATtgatagatatataaatagatagttagctagatagatagatggatagatagatagatagatagatagatagatagatagatagatagatagatagatagatagatagatatatagatagctacatagatatatcgatagatagatggatagatattcgatagatagatggatagatatatcgatagatagatatatcgATAGATTTACAGCTAGATAGATGGATACACAGTTGGATTTATAGATAGAAGGATAGATTGATTGATAGATATTTAGAGAGATAGATAGGAGCAAGCGTGGAAAGACCGCAATTCCGTATTTTGTGCATTGAGAATGATGTGAAAGGTTTTTCTTGAGATACaatatcttttttaatttattaagttttttttcgaCTTTCCCAGACTTAAGTCGATAAAGTCACTTCAACTAACATCTTCACCCAACGTCAACTACAGAACAGAGTATTAAGCAGTCGTTCCCTATTATCTTTCActgttatttgttttcttcctgtgcttttttttattatttttccaaAAATTATGGCAGACCAAAGATTGCAATTACATGTAAATaggcatatgcatatattatacAATAACTCATGTATTTTtgatacaaatattaaataaattttcttgCATTCGATAAGTTTGATCAAATTCTCCTAAAACTATAATATTTTCTGTTAAATGCTATGCGATATTCGGAGActtttttgcgatgattttttcattctttaattggttttaaagcgaatattttaaagaattaTACGCTTTTTCCATCTAAATATTAACAgagttattaaatttttgccTTCTACAACATTTGCTATTAAAAATTTGCAGACTTTTAGgaattttttaattggtttcAGAAATTTATTCGAATTTTCagcagaaaatcaaaatgaattcAAATATCGATCAGAAACTATCGAACTATAAgaactatcgatagtttttgCCGTAAACACGCCAACATATTCTCAAGTTTTTCGGAATCAACTCATTTGTGCAGAATTTAATTAGTTCAAGTATTTGAGGACGAGTATGgaaaatgaattattaattaattaatgtgcTTGATTTGGTTTTGCCAATGAATCAATTTCTGAAACGTTTTAAGCTAATTAGATAAATGTTATTTTGACATGGCCAATGCAATTGGCAACTTGCAActgcaatttaatattttatacaaactGCTCTAAACTGTCGcgttgcaattaaattaatggCAATTATTGATGTCAGCGAATGACTCGAATGACTATTTAAGCGCATGTTAATTAAGGACCGTTGCACTCGCAACTCGCAAACAACCCAACACCGATTTGTATATCAATTATGCATACGAGTCGATGACGCGATGACGTCACAAACCGACAAAACCAATGCCAAGGCCATCGTCGCAAACTCTTGTCAGTCACTGTGGCAGCCAGCTGAGTGAAGCAATTACGCGCAAGACGAAGATAAACACAAAGGCGGAtgtcaaaagcaaaagcacaGGGGAAtaggcacaacaacaacaaaaataaacccaaaaaaagtgagaaaaatacaacaacaaataaaaggtGTCAACAGAAACAACCTTCGAACTGTGGCGAAAACCTAACGCAATCTTTGTAATCAGtgttataaatttttaaatatttataatacaaaataaaagtgtTAATAATTAAAGCTGACTGCTAATGGCAGCTATTAAGCGAATATAAATAAGACGAAAATAAACAGAGCTAGAATAAATACCCTGGCCAGTTAAGATAAGCTCAAAATAAAGTAATTGTgctgtttaaattaaatatgccaATATGTTTAAGGATCTTGCAACACTAAATTCGCTTAAAGGCAGCTTGCAGTTCTTTACAACACTGAATTCGCATATGACAACTTTGAAGATCACATATAGCCGACTTTGCTTCTTACCGAATTACAAACAAGTCCACAAAACAagcaagagaaaaaaaagaaaacattaagAATAGAATAAAACAATAGAAATAAGAAAACACTCGTAATAATTTGTTAAGCAACCCACGTTGCGAATTCTGAGTAATGCTTcacacaacgcacacacacaacaaaccataatatattttaatgaatctatatgcatataaatatattataaaagtgCTTAACTCGCCCCCAGCTGTGCGGAGTCACGcgagaataacaacaacagcaatgggGCTGcccatataaattataaataattgaatattttgtgACGTCGCaatcgcatcgcatcgcatcgcatcgctGTTGATAACAGCGATAACGGCTCGTGGATGGCCTTATCAGCTGTGCCCAAGCTCTTATCAGCAAGGGGCCTAAAAGACAACACTTAAACGCTCGTTAAACATGACTAATTAGTGCGAGCTGACAAGGCCAGAGTATCAGCGTGATTTCACAGTTACTTCGTGACTTGTGAACCCAAATAGCTAATAGAATGCTATTCATCGAATTGGATATGCAAACAGTCTGATAAGAAAGCTGTCTAACGTGTTAAGGCCTGTCCTTTAATATGGCTTGGGAATCCAACAAGAGTTTTCTAGGGTTCGATTTTAATCGAATTCGATCATATTAATCGAAAGgtttaaaatcataaataaatataaaaatgatatacaaataatatttaaaaaataaataaatattgttatggcaataataataataatgtcatTCCAATTGGACAGCCGTATCAGGAATTGTTAGCTGTTCGCGCAGCacttaaaatcaattaaatattataactaACTGTAATTGAATTACGATAGACATAAAGGAGATGCATTTGGCCTGGTGCAAagctttttatccattttttAACGGCAACTTAGCGACTTAGctgcttaattaaaaattagcGCAGCTGTCACATCAATtggaaaattgcaaattggaAATTGGAAATAATGAATGAGTGAATGGATGAATGCATGAATGAATGGTGGATGCGAGGGGGGCACACTTAATAAAAGTGTAAAGAAGATGCTGGCACAACAAGTCAGGCAAATAAACAAGTTCAAggccaagcacacacacacacacacgcacacgcacacatttacACTCACCTGCCGTTGGCTGCCGgctgcgcagctgctgctgctgctgctgctggctgcagcGGCGACGTCACaagcgtcgacgtcggcgtcgacgtcaCTATCACAGTGTCGGCCAGCACGGGCCTGTAGATGAGCGGCTTAACGTTGCGTTCGATGTCGTCCAGGAAGACGACATCGTGCACGGGTATGAGCCGATGATCGGCCACATTAAAGTGCAGATCGCGGAAGGGTATGTTCAGCCGACAGCGCAGCGTGGACGAGGCGGCTGCGTCCGTATCGTGtggcggcaactgcaacaataacaacagacaATGCATTCCAATTAGTTGTAAGCCAATTGGAATTGTAAATCCAATTGAATAGGATGCAGCACCTTGATTTTCCCATTGGCCGCAGAGAACATTGAGcacaatcaaaaaaaaaataaataacaatattaacTAATAGAACAGCCGCATAGCATTCGGCTatgacaaacacacacaaacacacacacacacacacagcacaacagcaaaaaatatatttaaaaaaaaaaaaataaacaacaaaactttCAACACGCGTGCGTACGTCGCGTCGCGGCAGCGCGCAGCGGCAAAGAAAATAGGCAAAACAGAATGaaagacacaaaaaaaaaaaaaacaaaataataatatacaaagTCTGGGCACACGGAAGAAAACACAGTTTAACTGTGCTTACGATTTGtgattttcttaattaaaatgtttgtggCACATTTAAAGCTCATTggactgcggctgcggctgcgcctTCACTTTGCATTTCACTTGCCCAATGCGGCAGCATTGCGacagccagcaacaaaaacaacagacaCAAATTCACACACAACggcaatataatttataatcttGAATGACGCCTGCTGCGCAGCCCCCGTACGCTAAGCAACTGGCGCCGCACTCCAATTGGTCCATTGGCTGGCGA from the Drosophila virilis strain 15010-1051.87 unplaced genomic scaffold, Dvir_AGI_RSII-ME tig00000343, whole genome shotgun sequence genome contains:
- the LOC6635529 gene encoding uncharacterized protein isoform X1 encodes the protein MPERSISQRDLDEIEIDSDEEDEELEQGIGLPVQSIRRRAAVSPDDNARRRMGATGHGGRGSSSNISHTNGPQSRERSRERFSSSNAAQESEFYDDDDVDDDGRRVGDNAGSDDEDDIEMVDYDT
- the LOC6635529 gene encoding uncharacterized protein isoform X2, translated to MFSAANGKIKLPPHDTDAAASSTLRCRLNIPFRDLHFNVADHRLIPVHDVVFLDDIERNVKPLIYRPVLADTVIVTSTPTSTLVTSPLQPAAAAAAAAQPAANGSDT